The Iamia majanohamensis genome window below encodes:
- a CDS encoding glycosyltransferase family 4 protein — protein sequence MAGTPVAVALDATSLLGPRTGVAALTVALAEGLAPRPEVDLRAFAVTWRGRGDLPGVLPAGVPVARWPMAARPLRELWRRVDHPAVEAWTGPVDVVHGPNFVVPPTRRAAAVVTVHDLTAWHFPELVDDASAAYPALVARAVGRGAWVHVPSRSVADEVVAAVDVDAERVVVVPNGAPDLGPDGAGRDAAHGRDRAGAARYVLAVGTVEPRKDLPGLVGAFDALAADDPELHLVVAGSDGWGAEALDVAVGAAQHRRRVVRTGRVDDADRAALLRGAAVVAYPSVYEGFGLVPLEAMAAGVPVVTTRAGAIPEVVGDAAELVEVGDVDALAAALDRVLTDEARRTELVAAGHRRRAEFSWDATVDGLVALYRRAAAAR from the coding sequence ATGGCCGGGACCCCCGTCGCCGTGGCCCTCGACGCCACCAGCCTGCTCGGGCCCCGGACCGGCGTGGCCGCCCTCACCGTCGCCCTGGCCGAGGGTCTGGCGCCGCGCCCGGAGGTGGACCTGCGGGCCTTCGCCGTCACCTGGCGGGGGCGCGGCGACCTCCCCGGGGTGCTCCCCGCAGGTGTGCCGGTCGCCCGGTGGCCCATGGCTGCCCGCCCCCTGCGGGAGCTGTGGCGGCGGGTCGACCACCCCGCCGTGGAGGCGTGGACGGGACCCGTCGACGTCGTGCACGGGCCCAACTTCGTGGTGCCCCCCACCCGGCGCGCCGCGGCGGTGGTGACGGTGCACGACCTCACCGCCTGGCATTTCCCCGAGCTGGTCGACGACGCGTCGGCGGCCTACCCGGCGCTGGTGGCCCGGGCGGTGGGGCGCGGGGCCTGGGTGCACGTGCCCAGCCGGTCGGTGGCCGACGAGGTCGTCGCCGCCGTGGACGTCGACGCCGAACGGGTGGTGGTGGTGCCGAACGGCGCGCCCGACCTCGGACCGGACGGCGCCGGGCGCGACGCCGCCCACGGCCGCGACCGGGCCGGGGCCGCGCGCTACGTCCTGGCGGTGGGTACGGTCGAGCCCCGCAAGGACCTGCCCGGCCTGGTCGGGGCGTTCGACGCCCTCGCCGCCGACGACCCGGAGCTCCACCTCGTGGTCGCCGGGTCCGACGGGTGGGGGGCGGAGGCGCTCGACGTGGCCGTGGGCGCGGCGCAGCACCGGCGCCGGGTGGTGCGGACGGGCCGGGTCGACGACGCCGACCGGGCCGCGCTGCTCCGGGGGGCGGCGGTGGTGGCCTACCCGTCGGTCTACGAGGGCTTCGGGCTGGTGCCCCTCGAGGCCATGGCCGCCGGGGTCCCGGTGGTGACCACCCGCGCGGGGGCGATCCCCGAGGTGGTGGGCGACGCCGCCGAGCTGGTGGAGGTGGGCGACGTCGACGCCCTGGCCGCCGCCCTCGACCGGGTCCTCACCGACGAGGCCCGCCGGACCGAGCTGGTGGCCGCCGGCCATCGCCGCCGGGCCGAGTTCTCGTGGGACGCGACCGTCGACGGCCTGGTCGCCCTGTACCGCCGGGCCGCCGCCGCCCGCTGA